In Scleropages formosus chromosome 20, fSclFor1.1, whole genome shotgun sequence, a single window of DNA contains:
- the LOC108939937 gene encoding uncharacterized protein LOC108939937: protein MTDSGHDCSLKELLLLLSHALLCAQGRASEHSSTLPPHLPAALPEPVLIQEASRGRVVELLCRTPSGYAGILFKLYRERDLVNSTEFGQDAREARFSVVRERGARWKPYCCLYQNSDGVYSAFSSYLEPRDSTVPLPAPTLSFARQDPADRVLLCEGSPSYPGAEFLLLQLGSSHPLERQTAPPMLHSASFLVPADHQYLNEYQCQYSVLLDQRRRESERSPPLAVPIFTKTAMNTSTAAQPPAEEHTAPTDWPMIMGSISAVVLVMVVLTALGFVVRWKVKALVAERQKREEARFWHNFHAMDHVVDLTLRRVSVGSQEWDPVKDEKGSRTTGKCSSSSSDPHFYTFRNSMLR, encoded by the exons ATGACAGACTCTGGACATGACTGTTCGCTTAAggagctccttctcctcctcagcCATGCACTGCTGTGCG CTCAAGGCCGTGCGTCAGAGCACTCGTCGACGCTCCCACCCCATCTTCCAGCGGCCCTGCCGGAACCCGTGctcatccaggaggcatctcgAGGACGTGTCGTGGAGCTGCTGTGTCGCACTCCTTCGGGTTACGCAGGGATCCTCTTCAAGCTCTACAGAGAGCGGGATTTGGTGAACAGCACCGAGTTCGGCCAGGACGCCCGAGAAGCCCGCTTTAGCGTGGTGAGGGAGCGCGGAGCACGGTGGAAACCCTACTGCTGCCTGTATCAGAACAGCGACGGTGTGTACAGTGCCTTCAGTTCGTACCTGGAGCCGAGGGATTCAACAG TGCCGTTGCCTGCGCCCACCCTCTCCTTTGCACGTCAGGACCCCGCGGACAGAGTCTTGCTGTGCGAGGGGTCGCCTTCCTATCCTGGGGCTGAGTTCTTGCTCCTCCAGTTGGGCTCCTCACACCCCTTGGAGAGACAAACTGCTCCCCCGATGCTCCACAGTGCCAGCTTTTTGGTGCCGGCTGACCACCAATATCTGAACGAGTACCAGTGTCAGTACAGTGTGCTCCTGGACCAACGCCGGAGGGAGTCGGAGCGCAGCCCTCCCCTCGCTGTTCCTATTTTCACaa AAACTGCCATGAATACTTCGACAGCTGCTCAACCTCCAGCCGAAGAACACACAG CACCGACAGACTGGCCAATGATCATGGGCTCCATATCGGCAGTCGTCCTGGTCATGGTGGTGCTGACAGCCCTGGGGTTCGTGGTCCGCTGGAAAG TCAAAGCGCTGGtggcagagagacagaaaag GGAAGAGGCCCGTTTCTGGCATAATTTTCACGCCATGGACCACGTTGTCG ACCTAACCCTCAGAAGAGTCAGTGTTGGGTCTCAG